In Lotus japonicus ecotype B-129 chromosome 5, LjGifu_v1.2, one genomic interval encodes:
- the LOC130717521 gene encoding uncharacterized protein LOC130717521 encodes MAQPKEKGGLGFRSFHAFNTALLAKQWWRLMTVENSLMARVLKACYFRHSPLMEATKGSRPSYTWSSIMGARWVLDKGCLWRVGTGENINIWSHQWVPGAAGFRLFSGHNYRPGLQRVSQLLLPGRREWNHALIRQVFAPHEASLILQIPVSGNALASSSGAISGIWKVLWQTKSIPRCKELLWRACHDIVPVRAVLVNRGIVTDSICPLCGDDDETLVHAFFGCSEVAPVWFSSPLFMDFRHVPDNFSLVQWLSQILKEGDDWLADSVFTLLWAIWERRNKWCFDHQWYPFDFVLRRASSLASVGFTVGDEGSVLHGQRREGGNATWRPPQSGIIKVNVDASVSAGSLMGYGYIARNSRGEVLATAAAKWPTASTVALAEAMALRWALQLSLDLGFFAVDVEIDSKMVVDAWSNHSRQCSYLALVVSDSVFISQSFHSFSLAHVLRASNMAADFLAKFALS; translated from the exons ATGGCACAACCGAAGGAGAAAGGAGGTCTTGGTTTTCGCTCTTTTCATGCTTTTAATACGGCGTTGTTGGCCAAACAATGGTGGCGTTTGATGACGGTGGAGAATTCTTTGATGGCGAGAGTGCttaaagcatgttattttcgaCATTCACCCCTGATGGAGGCTACTAAAGGCTCTCGGCCAAGCTACACCTGGAGTAGTATTATGGGGGCACGATGGGTGCTGGATAAGGGCTGTTTGTGGCGGGTTGGTACAggagaaaatattaatatttggtCTCACCAGTGGGTGCCAGGGGCGGCGGGTTTCAGATTGTTCTCTGGCCATAATTATAGGCCTGGTTTACAAAGAGTTTCTCAGCTCTTGTTGCCAGGCAGGAGGGAGTGGAATCATGCTCTCATTCGTCAAGTATTTGCTCCTCACGAGGCTAGTCTTATTCTTCAGATTCCAGTTTCG GGAAATGCTCTGGCTTCATCCTCTGGTGCAATTTCAGGAATTTGGAAGGTTCTTTGGCAAACAAAATCTATCCCTCGATGCAAGGAGCTTCTTTGGCGGGCCTGCCATGATATTGTCCCTGTGCGTGCTGTCTTGGTGAACCGTGGCATTGTCACGGATTCTATATGCCCTCTTTGTGGAGATGACGACGAGACTTTGGTTCATGCTTTCTTTGGGTGCTCGGAGGTGGCACCGGTTTGGTTCAGCTCTCCTTTGTTTATGGACTTTCGTCACGTCCCAGATAACTTCTCCTTGGTTCAGTGGTTGTCTCAGATTTTGAAAGAAGGAGATGATTGGCTTGCTGATTCTGTTTTCACCTTGTTGTGGGCAATTTGGGAGCGGCGAAACAAATGGTGCTTTGATCACCAGTGGTACCCGTTTGATTTTGTGCTCCGTCGGGCTTCTTCCTTGGCGTCTGTGGGCTTTACCGTTGGTGATGAAGGATCTGTTCTGCATGGACAGCGCCGCGAGGGAGGCAACGCAACTTGGAGACCACCACAGTCGGGGATTATAAAGGTTAACGTTGATGCTTCTGTCTCGGCTGGCTCACTTATGGGATATGGCTATATTGCTAGAAACTCGAGGGGAGAAGTGCTTGCCACTGCTGCTGCAAAATGGCCAACAGCGTCGACGGTGGCTCTTGCAGAGGCGATGGCATTGAGGTGGGCTTTGCAATTGTCCTTGGACTTGGGTTTTTTTGCGGTGGACGTTGAGATAGACAGCAAGATGGTGGTTGACGCTTGGAGTAATCATAGCCGGCAGTGCTCTTATTTAGCTCTAGTTGTTTCAGATTCGGTTTTTATTTCTCAGTCTTTTCACAGTTTTTCTTTAGCTCATGTTTTGCGAGCAAGCAATATGGCGGCGGACTTTTTAGCCAAATTTGCTTTGTCTTAG
- the LOC130718301 gene encoding patatin-like protein 2, producing the protein MEKTNSSLEQIQPPTYGNLVTILSIDGGGIRGIIPATILEFLESQLQELDGEDARLADYFDVISGTSTGGLVTAMLSAPDKNNRPLFAAKDIKPFYMDHCPSIFPQHRGFCGTMLAKVIRTLGGPKYDGKYLHWVVGETLGDIRLHETLTNVVIPTFDIKCLQPIIFSSYKLKMNPCMDAKLSDICISTSAAPTYLPAHNFKNQDSKGNVHEFNLIDGGVCANNPTLVAMNEVTRQIIDDNPDFFPMKPLEYGRFLIISLGTGTAKNEEKFDAKMAAKWGLLDWLTHGGCTPLIDVFTQSSGDMVDFHLSTITQALHSEDNYLRIQDDTLMGTDSSVDIATKENLGRLCQIGEKLLKKPVSRVNLENGHFEPLKNGETNEDALKRLAKILSQERRLREMRSPHTNKMAF; encoded by the exons ATGGAGAAAACAAATTCATCCCTTGAACAAATTCAGCCCCCTACTTATGGGAACTTAGTAACCATTCTTAGCATCGATGGTGGTGGTATTCGAGGCATAATCCCTGCGACAATTCTTGAGTTCCTTGAATCTCAGCTTCAG GAGTTGGATGGTGAGGATGCAAGGCTTGCAGACTACTTTGATGTGATATCAGGAACAAGTACAGGGGGTCTTGTAACCGCTATGTTAAGTGCTCCAGATAAAAATAATCGTCCACTTTTTGCTGCCAAAGATATCAAGCCCTTTTACATGGATCACTGCCCAAGTATATTTCCACAACACAG AGGCTTCTGTGGGACTATGTTAGCAAAGGTGATAAGAACTCTTGGAGGACCCAAATATGATGGAAAATACCTCCATTGGGTTGTGGGAGAGACACTTGGAGACATTCGCTTGCATGAGACTCTCACCAATGTTGTCATTCCCACTTTTGACATCAAGTGTTTGCAGCCAATTATTTTCTCATCTTATAAG CTTAAGATGAACCCTTGCATGGATGCAAAACTCTCAGACATATGCATCAGCACTTCTGCTGCACCTACTTATCTCCCTGCTCACAACTTCAAGAACCAAGATTCTAAAGGGAACGTGCACGAATTCAACCTCATTGATGGTGGTGTTTGTGCAAATAACCCG ACTTTAGTTGCCATGAACGAAGTAACAAGGCAAATCATTGATGATAATCCGGATTTCTTTCCAATGAAGCCTCTTGAATATGGTCGCTTCCTAATAATTTCATTAGGTACAGGGACAGCAAAAAATGAGGaaaaatttgatgcaaaaatggCAGCTAAATGGGGGCTATTAGATTGGCTAACCCATGGTGGTTGTACTCCTTTGATCGATGTTTTTACTCAATCGAGTGGAGATATGGTGGATTTCCATTTATCTACTATCACTCAAGCTCTTCATTCAGAAGATAATTATCTTCGAATACAG GATGACACATTGATGGGAACTGATTCTTCAGTGGACATTGCTACAAAAGAGAACTTGGGAAGATTGTGTCAAATTGGTGAAAAGCTATTAAAGAAACCTGTCTCTAGGGTCAATTTGGAAAATGGTCATTTTGAGCCGCTGAAAAATGGAGAAACCAATGAAGATGCTCTCAAAAG GTTGGCAAAAATACTTTCACAAGAGAGAAGACTCCGCGAAATGAGATCTCCACACACAAATAAAATGGCCTTTTAA
- the LOC130717830 gene encoding 26S proteasome non-ATPase regulatory subunit 14 homolog: MSGMERLQRMFAGTGGALGHPPPDSPTLDSSEQVYISSLALLKMLKHGRAGVPMEVMGLMLGEFVDEYTVRVVDVFAMPQSGTGVSVEAVDHVFQTNMLDMLKQTGRPEMVVGWYHSHPGFGCWLSGVDINTQQSFEALNQRAVAVVVDPIQSVKGKVVIDAFRLINPQTMMLGQEPRQTTSNLGHLNKPSIQALIHGLNRHYYSIAINYRKNEFEEKMLLNLHKKKWTDGLTLKRFDSHSKTNEQTVQEMLSLATKYNKAVQEEDELPPEKLAIANVGRQDAKKHLEEHVSNLMSSNIVQTLGMMLDTVVF, translated from the exons ATGTCGGGTATGGAGAGGCTTCAAAGAATGTTCGCGGGTACAGGAGGAGCACTGGGTCACCCTCCACCTGATTCCCCCACCCTCGATTCCTCAGAGCAGGTTTACATCTCCTCACTCGCTCTTCTCAAAATGCTCAAACATG GTAGGGCTGGTGTGCCGATGGAAGTGATGGGTTTGATGTTGGGGGAGTTTGTGGATGAGTACACTGTGCGCGTTGTTGATGTGTTTGCTATGCCTCAGAGTGGTACTGGTGTTAGCGTTGAAGCTGTTGATCATGTATTTCAGACTAACATGCTTGACATGTTGAAACAGACTGGGAG ACCAGAGATGGTTGTAGGTTGGTATCATTCACATCCTGGATTTGGCTGTTGGCTTTCTGGAGTGGATATTAATACACAACAG AGTTTTGAGGCTTTAAATCAACGGGCAGTGGCTGTGGTGGTGGATCCTATTCAGAGTGTTAAAGGCAAGGTGGTGATTGATGCTTTCCGGCTGATTAATCCACAAACTATGATGCTCGGTCAGGAACCGCGACAGACAACCTCTAATCTTGGTCATCTGAATAAGCCATCTATTCAA GCTCTGATCCATGGCTTGAACCGACATTATTACTCCATAGCAATTAATTACAGGAAAAATGAGTTTGAAGAGAAGATGTTACTTAACCTTCATAAGAAGAAATGGACTGATGGGTTAACACTCAAGCGTTTTGATTCACATTCTAAAACTAATGAACAGACTGTTCAG GAGATGTTAAGTTTAGCAACAAAGTACAACAAGGCAGTGCAGGAGGAAGATGAGCTGCCACCAGAGAAACTTGCAATTGCTAATGTGGGAAGGCAGGATGCTAAGAAGCACCTTGAAGAGCATGTTTCCAATTTGATGTCTTCAAACATTGTTCAGACTTTGGGAATGATGCTCGACACTGTTGTGTTCTAG
- the LOC130717522 gene encoding probable carboxylesterase 4, mitochondrial, translating to MEEKEHSTNLIAHDFPGHIRVFTDGTIHRLTGTDVVPPSTDPHSVVSSKDITLHTHSNIIPARLYLPTATTTTTFPLLIYFHGGGFCCSSPFSTTYHNYLTVVVADAKVLAVSVSYRLAPEHPLPAAYEDSWAALQWVASHRSNNGLEPWLNNHADFSRVFLARDNAGANIAHNLAMFAGDSDSGLEMDHQLG from the coding sequence ATGGAAGAAAAGGAGCACTCAACCAACCTCATAGCTCACGATTTCCCCGGCCACATCCGTGTCTTCACCGATGGCACAATCCACAGGCTCACCGGCACCGACGTCGTCCCACCCTCCACCGACCCCCACTCCGTCGTTTCATCCAAAGATATCACCCTCCACACCCACTCCAACATTATCCCCGCCCGTCTCTACCtccccaccgccaccaccaccaccaccttccccCTCCTCATCTACTTCCACGGCGGCGGCTTCTGCTGCTCCTCCCCCTTCTCCACCACCTACCACAACTACCTCACCGTCGTCGTCGCCGACGCCAAAGTCCTCGCCGTCTCCGTCAGCTACCGCTTAGCGCCGGAGCACCCTCTCCCCGCCGCCTACGAGGATTCCTGGGCCGCGCTCCAATGGGTCGCGTCCCACCGTAGCAACAATGGACTTGAGCCTTGGTTGAACAACCATGCAGATTTTTCTCGAGTCTTCTTGGCCAGAGACAACGCCGGCGCGAACATAGCTCACAACTTGGCCATGTTTGCTGGGGATTCCGATTCGGGGCTTGAAATGGATCATCAACTCGGTTAA
- the LOC130718881 gene encoding succinate dehydrogenase subunit 5, mitochondrial, translating into MKTMALRSLFRSLNSRSYTLAAAAAASTNRHRTLQTLSSSHPLPSPSECRSPFSMGLGSMRFYSQDVSHMPDIKDSDLYNAFKDLMAENWSDLSDSLVNDVKSALSKSTDDKTGKEAVENMFRAAQAVEEFGGMLTSLKMEIDDTVGMSGENIKPLPDHMANALRVIFDRYTTYLNSFGPEETYLQKKVETELGSKMIHLKMRCSGLGSEWGKVTVLGTSGLAGSYVDQRA; encoded by the exons ATGAAGACGATGGCACTGCGATCCTTATTCCGATCACTCAACTCCAGATCTTACACtctcgccgccgccgccgctgcATCCACCAACCGCCACCGCACCCTCCAGACCCTTTCTTCTTCTCATCCCCTTCCTTCACCCTCAG AATGCAGGTCTCCTTTCTCAATGGGCTTAGGAAGCATGAGATTTTACAGTCAAGATGTGAGCCACATGCCTGATATTAAAGACTCTGACCTTTACAATGCTTTCAAGGATTTGATGGCTGAAAACTGGAGTGACCTTTCTGATTCTCTCGTTAatgatgttaagagtgccttgtCTAAGAGCACCGACGACAAAACTGGCAAAGAGGCAGTGGAAAACATGTTCCGAGCGGCTCAAgctgttgaggagtttggtggGATGCTTACCTCCCTGAAAATGGAAATTGATGACACTGTTGGAATGAGTGGCGAG AATATAAAGCCTTTGCCTGATCATATGGCAAATGCTCTGCGCGTCATCTTTGATCGCTATACCACCTATTTGAATTCTTTTGGGCCTGAGGAGACCTATCTGCAGAAGAAGGTGGAGACAGAGCTGGGCTCAAAGATGATACACTTGAAAATGAGATGCAGTGGCCTTGGTTCTGAGTGGGGAAAG GTTACGGTTCTTGGAACTTCTGGGCTTGCAGGTTCATATGTGGATCAAAGAGCATAG
- the LOC130718038 gene encoding uncharacterized protein LOC130718038 — protein MGVFYHEEPQNHTKRCKFLGATLKEVFSHCQTFSRRLSTASLEEEFPMSDLDEEQEVIVSAVRSRAMEKQKQKPSPFRDGFSLVYSPATREFYVTKKMAPQASEGGDEEQDQSAGGDEEQDQSEEFLSVKSCFSCCSSREAFYSVKTNLSISSSMNELDFSGYWKRSIIQELCHCQGWPFGLCRKALLLPPLPKSPSESWLSSKIQPSTKVT, from the exons ATGGGTGTCTTCTACCATGAGGAGCCACAAAACCATACCAAGAGATGCAAATTCCTTGGAGCTACACTGAAGGAAGTGTTTTCCCACTGTCAAACTTTTAGCAGAAGGCTTTCAACTGCAAGCCTTGAAGAGGAGTTCCCCATGAGTGATCTTGATGAAGAACAGGAA GTGATTGTTTCAGCAGTTAGAAGCAGAGCCATGGAAAAGCAAAAGCAAAAGCCAAGTCCATTTAGAGATGGCTTTTCTTTGGTATACTCTCCTGCAACTAGAGAATTTTATGTCACTAAGAAAATGGCACCACAAGCAAGTGAAGGAGGTGATGAAGAACAAGATCAAAGTGCAGGAGGTGATGAAGAACAAGATCAAAGTGAAGAATTTTTGTCAGTTAAGAGTTGTTTCTCATGCTGTTCTTCAAGGGAAGCATTTTATTCTGTGAAGACTAACCTTTCCATAAGCTCAAGCATGAATGAGCTTGACTTCTCAGGATATTGGAAGCGTTCCATAATTCAGGAGCTCTGTCATTGCCAGGGATGGCCTTTTGGTTTGTGCCGAAAAGCTTTGCTACTTCCACCATTGCCCAAATCACCATCTGAATCATGGTTGTCAAGTAAAATTCAACCAAGTACCAAAGTTACCTGA